One Jeotgalibaca porci genomic region harbors:
- a CDS encoding HAD hydrolase-like protein, protein MQIKSIIFDLDGLLINSEIVSFEIYKELLAQHQHNFTLENYAQNYSGRSSILNMENPPKKTDSENSKSVFLLY, encoded by the coding sequence ATGCAAATAAAATCTATTATTTTTGATTTAGATGGTTTACTAATTAATTCAGAAATTGTTTCATTTGAAATTTACAAAGAATTACTTGCACAGCATCAGCACAATTTTACATTGGAAAATTATGCACAGAATTATTCAGGGCGATCTAGCATCCTAAACATGGAAAATCCGCCAAAAAAAACTGACTCCGAAAATTCGAAGTCAGTTTTTTTGTTATATTAG
- a CDS encoding DUF1507 family protein, translated as METSTKELALQLLVEETEKVYKLINSQKEHLCFAACPAFEEVVDTQLYGLSRQIDYAVKLGVLDKNTGMRILSDLENSLNKMYNNYYEQNNNHPHSKGE; from the coding sequence ATGGAGACATCTACAAAAGAGTTAGCACTGCAATTACTAGTGGAAGAAACTGAGAAAGTTTATAAACTCATTAATAGTCAAAAAGAGCATCTGTGTTTTGCTGCGTGTCCCGCCTTTGAAGAAGTAGTAGACACACAATTATATGGACTGTCCAGACAAATCGACTATGCAGTCAAGTTAGGTGTTTTAGATAAAAATACGGGCATGAGGATTTTGAGTGATTTAGAAAATTCATTAAATAAAATGTATAACAATTACTATGAACAGAATAATAATCACCCGCATTCTAAAGGGGAGTAA
- a CDS encoding FtsW/RodA/SpoVE family cell cycle protein → MANKKSSLLSGVQRKFRHSDWKLLIPYFILLGIGILMVYSSSSYFAMSQFNNSEYFLIRQFIFSILSVLVILIGSTVTKRLYTSKRFIGISLLVIMLMLLYVLIKGIAVNGASAWIDLGLFSVQPSELLKIMMVLYLATFLSNNEDKFACIQRSKNTNVFKEIFKVGKKPVMVIAIFLFLVLIQPDMGGVIIIGAICVTMLLMSGLPFWMGLSAIAAVLAFYFAFIGLVKWQGGLPLVPAYMMDRFTAFLDPFEDVRNSSFQLVNSFYALARGGLFGVGIGESVQKTGYLPESYTDFIIPIMAEELGLFRVLAVLATFFYMIFRMYRISLSIKDSFGQLVCIGMSTLFLVQGTINVGGAVGILPLTGVTFPFVSYGGSSLIVSSVALAIVNNIYINDRLG, encoded by the coding sequence ATGGCAAATAAAAAAAGTTCACTATTATCAGGGGTTCAGCGGAAATTCCGACATTCAGATTGGAAACTGCTCATTCCGTATTTCATTTTACTAGGAATTGGTATTTTAATGGTTTACAGTTCAAGCAGTTATTTTGCTATGAGTCAATTTAATAACTCAGAATATTTCTTAATTCGCCAATTTATCTTTTCGATTTTAAGTGTTTTGGTTATTTTGATAGGATCAACGGTAACGAAACGGCTATATACCTCGAAGCGCTTTATTGGAATCAGCTTGCTCGTAATAATGCTGATGCTCCTATATGTATTAATCAAAGGGATTGCGGTCAATGGGGCAAGTGCTTGGATAGACTTGGGACTCTTTTCCGTTCAACCATCTGAACTATTAAAGATTATGATGGTACTCTATTTGGCAACATTCCTTTCTAATAACGAGGATAAATTTGCTTGTATTCAGAGAAGTAAAAATACAAATGTTTTTAAAGAAATTTTTAAAGTGGGTAAGAAGCCGGTTATGGTCATTGCGATTTTTCTCTTTTTGGTCCTTATTCAGCCTGATATGGGTGGGGTTATCATAATCGGAGCAATCTGCGTCACGATGCTGCTTATGAGCGGTTTGCCATTTTGGATGGGATTATCGGCGATTGCTGCCGTTTTAGCCTTCTACTTTGCTTTCATTGGACTTGTAAAATGGCAGGGTGGGTTACCGCTTGTACCAGCTTATATGATGGATCGCTTCACGGCGTTCTTAGATCCGTTTGAAGATGTCAGGAATTCCTCGTTCCAGTTGGTAAACTCTTTTTATGCATTAGCTAGAGGGGGATTGTTTGGAGTAGGGATTGGCGAAAGTGTCCAAAAAACAGGCTATTTACCGGAATCTTATACAGACTTTATTATCCCAATAATGGCTGAAGAATTAGGCTTATTCAGAGTTTTGGCAGTGCTGGCGACCTTCTTTTATATGATTTTCCGTATGTACCGAATCAGTCTGAGTATTAAAGACTCCTTTGGGCAGCTAGTCTGTATTGGGATGAGCACTTTGTTCTTAGTACAAGGAACGATTAATGTCGGGGGTGCGGTCGGGATACTACCTTTAACCGGAGTGACTTTTCCTTTCGTCAGCTATGGTGGTTCCAGTTTAATTGTTTCCTCAGTTGCTTTAGCAATTGTGAATAATATTTACATAAATGATCGATTAGGATGA
- a CDS encoding CAP-associated domain-containing protein → MKVLLLFVLMVAGFYYGPIFYNERGVPTHETATERNVVLENEEPNQIYPLPVSGFEHYIGQDIQTYSARHGEPTAIYSEENGDAASWVYSELHKFIQLEVKDSIIDSLFILGSDIQTGAIQIGMNRDNVYDETQLSRHFQFDWEGEPVSLTLTREEWAQFPLVEFDNNSFAMLYFHPEKHEIYAIRYLSQEALIAMNYYNVKGVEMNPGMPIHKNTAQLMEHYVNAWRTENNVAPLTSSESLRDYGKQVLLTQGTNELTFNGLPSEVTEAAEKAGKTLAYNVNAGSVDAPMRFGLMQLLAEKRQLFLNAQLTDFSIVSANDNLLMVFESEGADAIDY, encoded by the coding sequence ATGAAAGTTTTATTATTATTCGTATTGATGGTAGCCGGATTCTATTACGGGCCTATCTTCTATAATGAACGCGGCGTTCCTACGCACGAAACAGCTACAGAAAGAAATGTCGTATTAGAAAATGAAGAACCCAACCAGATTTATCCGTTACCTGTTAGTGGCTTTGAGCACTACATCGGTCAAGACATTCAAACATATTCAGCACGTCACGGCGAGCCGACAGCAATTTATTCCGAAGAAAACGGCGACGCAGCATCGTGGGTTTATTCTGAATTACATAAATTTATCCAACTGGAAGTAAAGGATTCCATTATCGATTCTCTATTCATTTTAGGAAGTGACATCCAAACAGGCGCTATCCAAATTGGGATGAACCGCGATAATGTATATGACGAAACGCAGTTGAGTAGACATTTCCAATTCGATTGGGAAGGCGAGCCGGTTTCATTGACGCTTACTAGAGAAGAATGGGCACAATTTCCACTCGTTGAATTTGACAATAATAGTTTTGCAATGTTGTATTTCCATCCGGAAAAGCATGAAATCTATGCTATCCGCTATTTATCACAAGAAGCACTCATTGCGATGAATTACTACAATGTGAAGGGTGTAGAGATGAATCCCGGCATGCCTATTCATAAAAATACGGCTCAACTCATGGAGCATTATGTGAATGCGTGGCGAACAGAAAATAATGTGGCACCTTTAACGTCATCTGAAAGCTTAAGAGATTACGGGAAACAGGTGTTACTGACACAAGGTACCAATGAATTGACTTTTAATGGCTTGCCTTCTGAGGTGACGGAAGCTGCAGAAAAAGCAGGCAAAACACTGGCTTATAATGTGAACGCCGGTAGTGTGGATGCACCGATGCGTTTTGGATTAATGCAGTTGCTCGCTGAAAAACGCCAGTTGTTTTTGAATGCGCAACTAACCGATTTCTCGATTGTTTCAGCGAATGATAATTTATTGATGGTGTTTGAATCAGAAGGGGCAGATGCAATTGATTATTAA
- a CDS encoding YlbF family regulator, giving the protein MQLIINEELFAIESQCDQLITSIKQSQAMENFQMAKAALDDSEEANNKMIRFNEAKNKFEQIAEYGSHAPGFQELKKTVFQLKREMDLDTAIYNYRIAERDLQVQLDLIAKKIASAVSENILVSAGDAFSLSMIGLPSACEIHLGKRKDIEL; this is encoded by the coding sequence ATGCAATTGATTATTAACGAAGAATTATTTGCTATCGAAAGCCAATGCGATCAATTAATTACGAGTATCAAGCAGTCTCAAGCTATGGAAAACTTTCAAATGGCGAAAGCTGCGTTGGATGACTCTGAAGAAGCTAATAATAAAATGATACGTTTTAATGAAGCAAAAAATAAATTCGAACAAATTGCAGAATACGGATCACATGCGCCGGGTTTTCAAGAATTAAAGAAGACCGTCTTTCAATTGAAGCGAGAAATGGATTTGGATACTGCCATTTATAATTACCGGATTGCGGAAAGAGATTTGCAGGTGCAACTGGATTTGATTGCGAAGAAGATTGCGTCTGCGGTTTCGGAGAACATCTTGGTATCTGCAGGTGACGCTTTTTCGTTGTCTATGATTGGGCTTCCATCAGCATGTGAAATTCATTTAGGAAAGAGGAAAGATATTGAGCTTTGA
- a CDS encoding YlbG family protein, whose product MSFEITKRQGIIIWVYTLRQLKNLRRFGYIHYVSNRQKYIVMYVDQNEVQDKMKQLNSLHYVRKVEISYRPDIDMTFSDSLGAFKKIKETVDL is encoded by the coding sequence TTGAGCTTTGAAATAACCAAAAGACAAGGAATCATCATTTGGGTCTATACATTGCGTCAGTTGAAAAATTTAAGACGATTTGGTTATATCCATTACGTTTCTAATCGTCAAAAGTACATCGTCATGTATGTGGATCAGAATGAAGTCCAAGATAAAATGAAGCAATTAAACAGCTTGCACTATGTCCGAAAAGTAGAAATATCTTATCGTCCGGATATTGATATGACATTTTCAGATAGTTTAGGTGCCTTTAAGAAAATAAAAGAAACAGTTGATTTATAA